Proteins from a genomic interval of bacterium YEK0313:
- the czcD_3 gene encoding Cobalt-zinc-cadmium resistance protein CzcD, with protein sequence MAIEVIGGLWTGSLALLADAAHMLTDAGGLALALIAIRFAERPATPQRTYGYVRMEVLSALANAVVLLLLTIYILYEAYQRFLNPPEILGGPMLIVAVIGLAVNLVSMRLLSAGSSESLNVKGAYFEVLSDMLGSLGVIVAAGVVMLTGWTLADPIIGAGIGLFIVPRTWILLKQAIHILMEGTPPEVDIALLERKLLSISGVTAVHDLHVWTITSGIDAMSCHLVVADMSQARQTLVSAQEAMKAGFGLTHATIQLEDQNLREAEGELKL encoded by the coding sequence ATGGCGATCGAAGTCATCGGTGGCCTGTGGACGGGAAGCCTCGCGCTGCTCGCGGACGCGGCGCATATGCTGACCGACGCGGGCGGCTTGGCGCTGGCGCTGATCGCCATCCGTTTCGCCGAGCGCCCGGCGACGCCGCAGAGAACCTATGGCTATGTCCGCATGGAGGTTCTCTCGGCGCTGGCGAACGCCGTCGTCCTCCTGCTATTGACGATCTACATCCTCTACGAGGCCTACCAACGATTCCTGAACCCGCCGGAGATTCTGGGCGGACCGATGCTGATCGTGGCGGTGATCGGCCTCGCAGTCAATCTGGTCAGCATGAGGCTGCTGTCGGCGGGATCGTCAGAAAGCCTCAATGTGAAGGGAGCGTACTTCGAGGTTCTGAGCGACATGCTGGGCTCGCTCGGCGTCATCGTCGCCGCGGGCGTCGTCATGCTCACCGGCTGGACCCTGGCCGATCCGATCATCGGCGCCGGAATCGGGCTCTTCATCGTGCCACGCACCTGGATACTGCTGAAGCAGGCGATCCACATCCTCATGGAGGGCACGCCGCCCGAAGTCGACATCGCGCTGCTGGAGCGGAAGCTCCTTTCCATTTCCGGCGTCACGGCGGTTCACGACCTACACGTCTGGACGATCACCTCCGGCATCGACGCCATGAGCTGCCACCTCGTCGTCGCGGATATGAGCCAGGCTCGGCAGACGCTTGTCAGCGCCCAGGAGGCGATGAAGGCCGGCTTCGGCCTGACGCACGCCACGATCCAGCTCGAGGACCAGAACTTGCGCGAGGCCGAGGGCGAGCTGAAGCTGTAG